The Artemia franciscana chromosome 21, ASM3288406v1, whole genome shotgun sequence genome includes the window TGACCTTTCTCAGCTgcaaaatgaagtggactttcaccttctacattttttatattaacatcAGCGCCAGACTGTATAAGATATTCAACAGTCTTTGTGTGTCCTTTACAAACTGCAATATGAAGTGGAGTTGCACCTTTCTGATTTTTTACATTAACATCAGCGccagactttaaaagacattcaacagtctgtgTGTGACCTTTCTCAGCTgcaaaatgaagtggactttcaccttctacattttttatattaacatcAGCGCCAGACTGTATAAGATATTCAACAGTCTTTGTGTGTCCTTTACAAACTGCAATATGAAGTGGAGTTGCACCTTTCTGATTTCTTACATTAACATCAGCGCCAGACTGcaaaagacattcaacagtctttgtttttcctttaCAAACTGCAATATGAAGTGGAGTTGCAGCTTTCTGATTTCTTACATTAACATCAGCGCCAGACTgtaaaagacattcaacagtctttGTGTGTCCTTTAAAAACTGCAATATGAAGTGGAGTTGCTTCttgcttattttttacattaacatcagcgccagactttaaaagacattcaacagtctgtTTGTTTCCATTCCAAGCTgcaaaatgaagtggacttttaccattcttattttttacattaacatcagcgccagactgtaagagacattcaacagtctttTTGTGTCCTTTACAAACTGCAATATATAGTGGAGTTGCACCTTTCTGATTTTTTACATTAACATCAGCGccagactttaaaagacattcaacagtctgtgTGTGACCTTTACAAACTGCAATATGAAGTGGAGTTGCTCCTTTCTCATTTTTTACATTAACATCAGCAccagactttaaaagacattcaacagtctgtgTGTTTCCATTCCAAGCTGCAAAAAGAAGTGGACTttcaaaagtaataaataaaaagtaataaaagtaaccataaaagtaataaataaggAGTTTCAAAAGATATTCAACAACCTGTGTGCATCCTTTTGAAGCTGCTAAATAAAGTGATCTTATGGAcatgttattttattatgtttccgTAATTTAAATGGATATGAACCACTGTTCTCATATCATTACTATATATAGGTATGATTACGTCATGACTCCTGTATTCGTATGATGTAAATGCCCTCCGTAatgattttaattgaaattacgTCATTAGCTTAGGTTACAGGTAACACAAGAGTAATACATCATACCATTTCAATTGATCAACAAACTATTATTGCTGTATTGAGCACTATTGTCACATATCagtcttctcattaaaattcctATTAGTTTTGATGAATTTGCTAATAATTATGATCTGAAATGTGAGGTTTTCTCatggaaatactttttccaagatatttaaattaGGAATTTTGAGATGTTGCATTTAAAATTTACTACTCTGACCTTAGCGACTTTTAAAACCTTGTTTTAGGGTTTGGAACTCAGTTCAATTTAATTTGGAAGTAATCAAAGTCTCTAAATAATCAGGTCACATTGCTTATATTGGGCTAACGGCTCTGATGCTCAAAACTTAGTAGATTCCGAAAGGAACAGAagttaagccttttttttttatttaaataaaagctttccgaaaaagtagtttttgttcattttgaaacCTGAAATGGAGAAATGTTAAAATAATCAATCATAGCAAATATAAAGCTAACTAGTacaaaaatagatatataaatgattcttaaaacgaataaaaattaaatttgttaattAGGTCAAACTTGAATTAAACAAAAGCCACCACAAACAATATTTTGTCTACTTACCCCTTACCCTTTTCCTATCCATAAATGTCTTAGGCCTATTGTGTCGTTTGCgtttcatctatatatatatatatatatatatataaaatgtagTGTCCGTTACACAATCTTTACCGATACACCGTTACACGTTATTACCATTATGGGAGCTTAAGAATTTGagactctttttaaattttattaaattgcttaaaatgtaaaaaactgattATTgctcaaatatttcaatatattttgacaatggattaaagcaactcgaaaaccttaaaacagaaaaccaaaagtttgaagtttagtagaaattgttgaagcTTAAAATGCTTGCTGctgaaagaaaatttgtcaaagtgtcATTTAAcgtcaaacagaaattattattaaattgcttaaaatgtaaaaaactggtgattgcacatatatttctatatagtttgacaatggattaaagcaattctaaaaccttaaaacagaaaactaaaccaAGTTActtcatcaattcgatccaaaaatgacatagtaTTACCGAgacccagaacacaagggacaatgagaatccatatatagatgCCGcctgccatgctggggcccgcaAAGACCGGTGGCAAAGCAGCCGGGACCAAGCACTGTCTGTCGTTAGAGCATAAGGGACAATgggaatccatatatagaagactGCCACGTGCCTTGATGGGGCCCGTGGGGACCAGTggcaaagccgccgggacccagcactgtctgtggttgGAACACATGGGACAATGAgtatccatatatagaagcctgccacatGCCATGCTTGGGCACAGCGGCGAAGCCGCTGGGACCCTGCTAGTTAACTATATGTATCTTTaacagtgtattttttttaataacgtcggcaaataaaaacaaattactataaaaatttaaataacagGATGAATTATGACTCAACTATGAACTTGTTTTTCATTCATTCCTAGACAGTTGATAGGCAAAAACAATCTTCATCCTTTATCTGTAGAACCTGTAAACTATTTCTCTGAGACTCCTTTTGTTTTCCGTAACTCTACTCTTCAGAACCATACCTGACCATAGTTATTACTAATCCTGGTGAGCAAGGATATCTTCGGTATTCATTCAAACTTGTTTCAACTGTAAGAAAAGTTTCGATTTTCAATGGACAAATGTGAAGTCTATATTAGTGTTAAAAGTTATTTGATTGTAACAAgctcaagttcaagttcaagttctaattattttcataaaataacaataacaaaaacaatattccaaagggctcaatggctcGTTATGTGGGAAACggcaaaaaatcttaaaactggtcataaacatactaaccagcatctaaatataaatatactagctgttggggtggcgcttcgcgccaccccaacacctagttgatgggggcgctttgcacccccccaagccccccgcgcgcgtaagtcgttacgcgccatattagttaagcgccattgtagttgtttccctgtgtcccacctgtgaatatagataacagagaaaagatttctcttttcgttatagatatatggtgtccctgtgtcccacctgtgaatatagatagatatatatatatatatatatatatatatatatatatatatatatatatatatatatatatatatatatatatatatatatatatatatatatatatatatatatatatatatatatatatgtttttaacgacgtaaaatttgcaaatatacaacattcttcgctgtcccattgtctgtgcatataaatagattgtcaggtttaccgactcatgcaacatatagttgtccatgggaaaaacaatccgtattcagatctatacctcattattctaatgattgcccttgagctttgttgatggtgattgctaatcgaacattccctgtgtccccgtcgtcatttatatatccccctgtgcccccggcgtccccgttgtagtggtgtccctgtgtcctggtcgtcatttatattccctgtgtcccggtcgtcatttgtgtcccgttcgtcatttgtgtcccggtatcccagtctgtaatttctctttgagtgtcccggtcgtcattcatattccctctgtcccggtgtcccagtcgtcatttgtgtcccggtgtcccggtctgtaatttctatttaagtgtcccggttgtcatttatattccctgtgtcccggtcgtcatttgtgtcctggtgtcccggtctgtagtttcatcttataatgacgtcatatacaaagccttatatacatataatgacgtcaaatgcaaacccacaaacaaacaaatatgcatatatacaacttattttgatatatatagatatagtttcttttttcttttttttcttttttagttttttcttttcttagtttttttcttttttagtttttttttttttttagtttcttctttttattgatttgttttcttcaatttgtcaatgttcattctaacattgacaattggaaaaatctttacgtgccaagcatgctaaagctcaacaatttataataaacctaacaattttgggtatctgttttaaggttttcgaattactttaatcttttgtcaaaatatattgaaatatttgtgcaattcccagttttttttagttttttagcttttttatagttttttttttagttttttaccttttttagttttttttaggttttttcttcttaggttttttctttttttaattttttttctttttttttctttttttagtttttttctttttagtttttttttagttttttacctttttcttttttcagttttattttttcagttggtaatattctatttttttcaatgtttttcaatttatcaatgttcaatctaacattgacagttggaaaagtCTTCACGttccaagcatgctaaagctcaacaatttataataaacctcaaattttaaggttttcgaattactttaatcattgtcaaaatattttgaaatatttatgcaattcccagtttttacatttttagtttcagttttctttttcttctttatttttcagacgtaaatccATATCGtcgaacttttgttttttttaactaaaatctggtaggcgttgatgaccttatccaagtcaaaatcccaaacccaatcatcatcgctatcactttcagttttgatacgttttgactctcgctgtccaggttgattttcatctaactgcgcggttttgcgttctttagccgcaagccttttggcattaattCTTTGAGCAGCtccctcggctgtttcttctcccattgtaggatttggtaacattctatctttttaatgtttttcatattgtcaattttcattctaacattgacagttaaaaaaatcttcacgtgccaagcttgctaaagctcaacaatttataataaacctcaaaatattaagtatcttttttaaggttttcaaattacattaatctattgtcaaaatatttcgaaatatttatgcaatacccagtttttacatctaaaccctcaacacaaaaatacatacaacttatttatatatctatatatataagatataatctggcgtaacagaaatagtgtaacagacataaatgacagacaacttatttttatatatatatagatagataagttgtctttgGGTtaatgtctgttacactttgtcttttacgctagattatatcttctatatagaagatataatccggcgtaacagacaaactgtaacagacataacccacagataacttatttttatatatatagatagatagatttttgaagttaacagtttttgactctttaagaatttcaatctcttttcatactgtggttttttcaaagatatttgatttttcaagcaagacgattaacagacaaagtgtaacagacataacagacagacaacttattcatatatatatactagctgttggggtggcgcttcgcgccaccccaacacctagctggtgggggcgcttcgcacccccccaaacattctttgctgtcccattgtctgtgcatataaatagattgtcaggtttaccgactcttgaacatgcaacatataatggtccatgggaaaacaatccgtattcagatctatacctcatgattctaatgattgcccttgagctttgttgatggtgattgctaatcgaccattccctgtgtcgccatcgtcatttatatatccccctgtgccccccggcgtccccgttgtagttgtgtccctgtgtcccggtcatcatttatattccctgtgtcccggtcgtcatttgtgttccggtgtcccagtctgtgatttctctttgagtgtcccgggcgtcatttatataccttgtgtcccggtgtcccggtcgtcatttgtgtcccggtgtcccggtctgtatatacattcgtttttgaattggtttttttttagtttttagttttttacctttttttagttttttttagttatacctcatgattctaatgattgcccttgttCGTATACTATTTAGGGTCAACCCATAGTGTCTAATCTTCACAGTCTATTAAATAGAATCaatcttataaaaaatacaaaatagagaATCAGATTCCGACTAGTTTCACAACTTCTTCATTTGGAATGGATTAACGACTAGGGTTCTAGTTTCTCTTCATCATTGTTTCTGTCGATTTTTGGGGAGTTGGAACACATTGTTCCCTTGCAGGTTCTGCATGCTGGAGTACAAACTAAGCCGTTTTTAAAGAATCTACACCTCGCTGAACTACACTGTACACGACAGGAGTACTTCACAATCCTTAGGAGCATACGCGGGGCTGGTGGGAGGTCAGTTGTTAATTGGTACAAGAAGTCATCTTTATTCTTCCATCCCCATTCCTCGGCTTTCAGTTCCAGATCAGGCTCCCCGGTTCATACCTGAACTTGATAAAAAAACTCTATAGCTATGAAACTTGGCTGCATCAAAAGTTGGTGGCAGATGTTCTGGGTGAACAAAAGAGTTTGCCGTTGtcactttcttttcaaaaacttctCTGCGGAGTTTGTTCAAGTTCCCTCCATTCGACGAACCGTATATGATCAGCAGGGCGTCTTCACCAGCGGTCTTGATTTCCTCCTTCAAAGCGGACTACTGCATGAACACTGCAGCTGATTTTCGGAAATCATTGTCGTCTATCAGCCTCTTCAGTGCAAGACCTTTTTCCACACCGTGGATTCGCGAAGTAGAGTCACAGCCTCACAGGGCGTGAGCAAAAAGGATCAGATGACAAGTATCTTGTCCCAGCTTCTCTTTCAGGATGTGTATGTCCCATATTCGGGGAGCTTTATTCGACTTTGGCTCAGGTGCGAAGAATAGTTTCTTGCTTGACAAATCACAGTGGTAGCATAAGAGAACCAATAGATCGGTATCGTCCCCAACTACGGCAGTGTCGTGATACCGTGAAGAGGCAACATCAGCTTCCACAATCGGGACATCTGCGTCACCTGATGCCTGGGAGACAGAGACACCCTTTGCACGGAGATGATCAGCCAAAACGTAGATAAACCTGGCTTTGTTTTTCTTGCAAGATGAGAACTCTTCTTTCTTCACCTTGAGCTGCATATCTGCTGCGAAGAAAATCTCACGGCCAACTGTACGACTCCTCTGCGAGTGAGCCATATCTTTTATGAAAGCCCCACCATCGTAGCCGTCGAAAACGATAGTGGCAGAAGGGTACTTTCCTGTCACGTAAGTTGCATAGTGGACTAGAATCTCCAggtatctttcattttttgtccATGGTATCCTGTGCAGCAGAGCTCCTCCGTCTAGAATATATCGAGTGCCTTCGGGGAGGGGAAATGAATGCATCTCAAGGTTTCAAGCCTGGGCTATGGCCTTCGCAAGCTCTGGTTTGTTCGCAGTCCGGAACTTGCAGGAGCTGTCAAAAAGTGACGCTGGGTAGGAACACAGTTCGTGTTAAAGTACTCAGTTTCCGTAAGATTGATCCTTTTCGCGATTCTGATAAACCTCTGAAAAAGAAGAGTCGGGTCTAGTCGTTTGCAGTCTCCGCTTGGACTTTGCTTGGTCGTCATCTGGATTGCCTGTTGTTTTCGTCGAAACACAAAGTCAGAGACCAGCTGTCCAGACATGGCGTCAATGACTTTTAGGCCAACATCTTTGGCAGAATCAACGTTGGTAGATGGATAGGCAGTTAGACCATTTACTATGCTTCTTAAATGAACATCTCCCTCAAATGGTGAACCCCTTTCCAGAAACTCGATAATCGTCTGCGTATCTTTGCAGTCTCTCCGTTGCATCGGCTCTGACATCTCCTTGTGCTGATCGCTTGTAACGTATAGAATTTGTGAGATACGTTCCATCAGAAGGTTTACTGTAGAGCAGACTGGTTGCAACAAAACCCAGAAGGGCCTCTGAGCCTCTGTCATGCCTCTGCCGTTGGTAAGGCCACCAGAGGTTTTAAGAGAGCGCATAAGCTCCTGTTCAATGACAAGATCTGTGGAGAGTCCAGCCCAGAATCTATCAGAATGTCTTACTACATGCATGCCACTCTGGAAAACCTGGTACACCGTAGGATGGGTATCTTTGAGCTCGTCCATTCGCTGGATGTAAAGATGGCATGATTTCGTATAGTGGTTGTGTCATGCAGGCACCAGGTATGGTAACATGTCTGAGGTACCTAGTTTTCTACTCGACTTTCTGGCATTACTTGAGGTCTTCGTCTAATTGATTTCTCAGTCAAATCTTGAGaataaactttgaaatttttaaaacactaagtGATGAATGTGacgattttcatttttattgcattACGCAGCCTTCGAAGTGTCTTATACTAGTGCCTAGTTCAGGTATTTTTACGGAAAACCGATCATTTGTTGAATAACAAGTGCCGATAGTGAAATTTTTTCGTTTTGCACCAGACACCCAATCTGACTTCATTTTCTGTCTCAGCTTGTCATTCTGGATCAGAATCATacttcatttcaaaaaaaaaaacggtcggatacaaaaattatatttttttttcggaaaacgtaaaaaaaatcgcattaaAAGCCAAAACACGGTTATTTTGCGTCGACTCAGAATATGCGAAAATGGATatgttgttcagttttttttttctctacaagaTGGTGTAAGAATCATTTCTGTTGCAATTTGTTTCGGGTCAAACTTCCATTTGCCTGTACTACTACAGAAACAGAAGCAGTGATTAAACACGAAAGaaagaattaattcaaaataagaatattCTGAGACGGTTTTCTTGATTGCTATCAATTATCACTCAAAAGGAGGATGGAAAAATTTGTGAAATGTTCCACCATAGATAAAAATACTATAATCAATGGTTCAAAAGTCTGAGAactctttcattttaaaaaatttaacaatatcGCCTGTAGCAGCAAAAAgaaattctattatttattcaaactttttttataagACCGATTTTGATTTCGATGAATAAATTGTGATTTCGATGAGTTTATTGGCTCATTCGAAATTACATTGATGTATTTAAAAACCTttcttaaataaacaaaaatatttttaaaatataataaattttatatgaaaaattgctttttttacaaCACTGCAGCAGTAGTAGATAGCTAGCAACCTAGCAAGAGTTGAATTAAACAACAAACTAACcgaacaccaaaaacaagaaaaacaataagggattttttaagacaatgggaaacaaattagaatgaatatttcggccctatgtccaggggccgtcctcagcaatataaataagaaaaaacaacttacaagaggataaaatcaataaaactaaaatgaacagtttttcaaaacagtcccagcatccttacctcagcgaagttcaaccaggactgataaataaattgttatgaaacgatgcaactcattgaaatgaaagaaaatgatttaaacacatatttttaatgcCCGTCTAGGGTTTTTCGCTGCtaatcttataggtctattgatgacaggttctgtgttaatgtctattggttttttataatatttcgtaaggtcatttttaattaaatttgtgcatagagcatTCAGTTAATATTCTcgtaaatccctatttaaggaaatattaatattaatcttaagtctgatttcaattgcttctcgaactacttgctttatgcctagatcattgctaataatggcggattcttcaaaaagtattatgTGGCcaggattttcgaaaacatgacTGCTTAacgcagaatcaaaagaaacagaagtaacaTTAGAtttcagagctttggtgatatcatctttatgttgttttaagcgtttctcgaaattctggtgggttctccctaGATAGAATTTGCCGCAGTCCCATGGTctttgatagacacctctttggcgagcaactggagtcttatctttaccagaatttaggagatttatgatttttaaattatttgtaaatacaacatacagattattttgtgtgcatacttttttaagatttttagtgatttttggcATATAcgggaggtaaattatgttttggggcttatcggGATTCTCACTTGGCAAATTATGGTTGATTTTATGGGAATGTCTTTTCATTCTAtggttaattatattattaataaataaaagaggatacccatttccaaaaagtatgtccctgataaactctagttcagctgtgatttaggaatcagaacaaatgttcAGGGCACGATCGACGTATTATgacacctcttttaacttgtgggggatGGTTTGATCCAAAATGtgaatatctattgttttgtgtttgttttctgtaaatagtaaaattgagttcatctaagctaagaataattagaacatctaggaatgacattttatttgcaattttattttggaaattttaatttattttgcaataaaCTATAATCCACGATCATACTGATAAGTtgtctaacaaaattataaaagaattaaaatatctaaaataaaatgataaaattactctacaattatataataaactTTTTCCCCCGAGGcagcttttgtccaaaattttatggtctactAAAATTACAAAAGTAAGGCATTCCTTTAAGGCCAATTGTAGCTTGTACAAAAGCCCCGCCtccaacattggaaaatggttatgtaTAGCCTTCAAACCattgcttttttctcaaaaatcttatatatgtaattcAGTTAATTTAGCTGAAAAGCTCAAAAACGTAAATATTTCAGAGAATACAATTATCAGTAACTTTGGAATTGTGTCTACATAGGGCCGagatattcattctaatttgtttcccactgtcttaaaaaatgcCCATTGTTCTTATTTGTTATGGTGTTCGTGATGGAAAGGAAGtttggtcttcgtcgttatttacaaCAACCTATAGCCAGTAGCttttaaattatgtaaataaataattatttacaaGATGATACAACACACTCTGTTTTTTCGACAAGGTAATTTATATATAAGATCCCGGTTACAGCGGTAAACTAGCAGCCTAGTAAGAGATAATCACGCCCAATACAAAGTATAGGTAAAGCTGCTCTAACAAGTGGTACAACAGTTTTAGGACAGTTCTGATTCAAATACTGGATAAATCTCTAAGAATAGCAGAAGGAAAGGCTGTGTATAAAACTGCTTAttagttctatttttaattGCTTGATACCTATAAATCAGGTAAAACTGGTTCATGAAGAAATAACTaaacaagaaaatgaattaCGCAAAACCTTACAGTTTTTTACCTcgtgaaaaatatatgaaacacTAGAAATTAAATGGttattaatattttgtaaggtttgcagattttaaaaaataaataagacctGCGTCATATATTCCCATTATGATACTGGTTTCCTGGGTGAATGATCGGAAGGAAGTCTTTTATTATACTCCAATTTTACATTAAAcaagaattaaatatttattgcttcaaaatgaacgaaaatattttttgaaattgcaATTTTACTGGGTGGATCCGCAGAAAAAACATGTACAGCTCATTATCCTCTTTCAAAGCCATTTACAGAACTGTATGTTTTTCAACAATGCTATAACAGCTTTTCCCGCAAAATACTAGTCCAGGAATCATGCACTAAGTAATATAAACCCATATATCTTTTAACGGTTGAAACAGCGTATTTTTTCTGTTGAACTGACTCTAGTCTCAGGAGTTACGGTTTTTTATGGCtcttagtattaaccaagtgacatatagcaatcgccaattctgtcggtctgtatgtctgtcggtctatctttcggtccctgttttgctactttaggtacttccaggtaggctaggacgatgaaatttggcaagcgtatcagggatcggaccagattaaattagcaATAGtaattttcccgatttgaccatctgagggggagtgggaggccggttaattcgcaaaaaatagaaaaaatgaagtatttttaacttatgagcaggtggttggatctttatgaaatttgatgtttggaatgatactGTATCTCagagcttttgttttaaattctgaccagatctgatgacggTGGAGGGAGCTgtaggggggaaacctaaagtcccagttttgctactttaggcacttccaggtaagctaggacgatgaaatttggcaagcatatcagggacaagaccagattaaattagaaatagttgttttcccgatttgaccatctggggggggggagtgggggaccggttaattcgaaaaaatagaaaaaatgaagtattttaacttatgagcgggtgattggatcttaatgaaatttgatgtttggaatgatattgtgtttcagagctcttattttaaatcccgacaagatctgatgacattggagggagttggaggggggaaacctaaaatcttggaaaacacttagagtggagcgatcgggatgaaacttgatgagaaaaataagcgcaagtcccagatacataattgacataatcgaaactgat containing:
- the LOC136040872 gene encoding serine/threonine-protein phosphatase 6 regulatory ankyrin repeat subunit C-like, whose translation is MSIRSLYLAASKGCTQVVEYLLKLLIYYFYGYFYYFLFITFESPLLFAAWNGNTQTVECLLKSGADVNVKNEKGATPLHIAVCKGHTQTVECLLKSGADVNVKNQKGATPLYIAVCKGHKKTVECLLQSGADVNVKNKNGKSPLHFAAWNGNKQTVECLLKSGADVNVKNKQEATPLHIAVFKGHTKTVECLLQSGADVNVRNQKAATPLHIAVCKGKTKTVECLLQSGADVNVRNQKGATPLHIAVCKGHTKTVEYLIQSGADVNIKNVEGESPLHFAAEKGHTQTVECLLKSGADVNVKNQKGATPLHIAVCKGHTKTVEYLIQSGADVNIKNVEGESPLHFAAEKGHTQTVECLLKSGADVNVKNQKGATPLHIAVCKGHTKTVEYLLQSGTDVNVKDENGYSLLYLLFRSRFISISQTCECLLKYGAYVNSKDEYGITALHYASWIGNKECVATLLEHGSDIDITCKNDLTAFDVAVDDTAVYLASHVLKLRVANLYVSERNIRLSDKTQTSYPANELKDQFVRELQQMKSETIFCNITFYDIFIKGISSIELYTMNENSLKGLLKSSNWETKFPMYNTVIKSRFRNSIKRKVLLELANRSLNSLFNRFAELPHECAEQILSYLSNENLKNFINVSEPLDKE